A region from the Chlamydiales bacterium genome encodes:
- a CDS encoding pyruvate dehydrogenase complex E1 component subunit beta has protein sequence MREALRQAMDEEMERDPTVFIMGEEVAEYNGAYKVTKGMLDKWGPERVIDTPIAELGFAGLAIGAAMAGLRPVVEFMSFNFSFVACDQIISNAIKMYYMSGCRYTVPIVFRGPNGAAAQVSSQHSHCVEAIYGNLPGLIVIAPSNPYDAKGLLKSAIRSNNPVLFLENELIYGDKMEIPKEPYLVPIGKARIVREGKHVTLISHSRMVLLCRDVAEELVKKGVQVEVIDLRTIKPLDITTIAESVRKTHNCVLVEEGHTFAGICAEVGFQIMEHCFDYLDAPIKRVTQCETPMPYSKTLEKETMPTREKIIHAIEEVLA, from the coding sequence ATGCGCGAAGCGCTCAGACAAGCAATGGATGAGGAGATGGAGCGCGACCCTACCGTTTTCATTATGGGTGAAGAGGTTGCCGAGTACAACGGAGCCTATAAAGTTACAAAGGGAATGCTCGACAAGTGGGGCCCCGAGCGCGTCATCGACACTCCTATTGCGGAGCTTGGTTTTGCAGGTCTTGCCATCGGCGCTGCCATGGCAGGACTGCGTCCTGTTGTTGAGTTCATGAGCTTCAACTTCTCCTTCGTCGCGTGCGACCAGATCATCTCTAATGCGATCAAAATGTACTACATGTCTGGCTGCAGATACACGGTTCCTATCGTCTTTAGGGGGCCAAATGGCGCTGCAGCTCAAGTCTCTTCTCAACACTCTCACTGCGTTGAAGCGATCTATGGGAATCTGCCTGGTCTGATTGTGATCGCTCCAAGCAACCCCTATGACGCAAAAGGTCTTTTAAAGAGCGCGATACGCAGCAACAATCCCGTTCTCTTCCTTGAGAATGAGCTGATCTATGGCGATAAGATGGAGATTCCGAAGGAGCCCTACCTGGTTCCAATTGGAAAGGCGCGCATAGTTAGAGAGGGTAAGCACGTCACTCTTATCTCGCATAGTCGTATGGTTCTCCTTTGCAGAGATGTTGCCGAAGAGCTTGTCAAGAAGGGAGTTCAAGTTGAAGTCATCGATCTGCGCACAATTAAACCTCTGGACATCACCACGATCGCAGAGTCTGTACGTAAAACTCACAACTGCGTTCTAGTTGAAGAGGGACATACTTTTGCGGGCATCTGTGCCGAAGTCGGCTTTCAGATCATGGAGCACTGCTTCGACTATCTCGATGCTCCCATTAAGCGCGTCACCCAGTGTGAAACCCCGATGCCCTATTCAAAGACGCTGGAAAAAGAGACGATGCCGACAAGAGAAAAAATCATTCACGCCATTGAAGAGGTTCTAGCCTAG
- a CDS encoding pyruvate dehydrogenase complex dihydrolipoamide acetyltransferase, with product MPFTLTMPKLSPTMEEGTIAKWHAKEGQLVKAGDLLFEVATDKATVEHSALDEGWLRKILVKDGESAQVNQAVAIFTEKANESIDGYTPEGISKAKPAPAAPVEKIAEKPTAPQAAPAAPAAGAMQQPSFVPEAPLPNYTFEGPTGVVEGHQPISPLARRLAKEKGVDLSTVKGTGPHGRIVSRDLELGQPAGAVTFGRREVPQVAPGTFEEEALTPMRKAIAKRLQESKTFIPHFYVRQEVSADALMQLREQLKAGGLKISVNDLVVRAAALSLREHPAINSGFNSTTSNIIRFKTIDISIAVSLPLGLITPIVRHADYKNLGQISSEVKQLADKARHGKLAREEYMGGSFTISNLGMYGVSDFAAIINPPQAAILAVSAAEEKAVVCDGKIVPGKTMMLTLSVDHRVIDGSDAAKFIKTIQKFMENPALLLL from the coding sequence ATGCCTTTTACACTCACCATGCCAAAGCTCTCTCCTACGATGGAAGAGGGAACGATTGCCAAATGGCACGCAAAAGAGGGACAGCTCGTAAAGGCTGGGGATCTTCTTTTTGAGGTTGCAACGGATAAAGCAACTGTCGAGCATAGCGCTCTGGATGAGGGGTGGCTCCGCAAGATTCTCGTAAAAGATGGAGAGTCTGCTCAGGTTAACCAGGCAGTTGCCATCTTCACTGAAAAAGCAAACGAGAGCATCGATGGTTATACTCCTGAAGGCATTTCTAAAGCTAAACCCGCTCCCGCAGCTCCAGTTGAAAAGATAGCTGAAAAACCGACCGCTCCCCAGGCGGCGCCAGCGGCTCCCGCAGCAGGGGCTATGCAGCAGCCATCATTTGTTCCAGAGGCTCCGCTTCCAAACTACACATTTGAAGGGCCTACAGGGGTTGTAGAGGGTCACCAGCCCATCTCTCCACTCGCGAGGCGCCTTGCTAAAGAGAAGGGAGTCGATCTCTCTACAGTAAAGGGAACAGGACCTCATGGAAGAATCGTGAGTCGCGATCTGGAACTCGGCCAACCAGCAGGGGCTGTCACTTTTGGCAGACGCGAAGTGCCGCAAGTTGCGCCTGGCACCTTCGAAGAAGAGGCGTTAACTCCGATGAGAAAGGCGATTGCAAAGAGATTGCAAGAGTCTAAAACATTTATTCCCCACTTCTATGTCCGGCAGGAGGTGAGTGCAGATGCTCTCATGCAACTGCGCGAGCAGCTTAAAGCTGGGGGCCTTAAAATCTCTGTTAACGACCTCGTTGTGCGAGCAGCAGCCCTCTCTCTACGCGAGCATCCAGCCATCAATAGTGGGTTCAACTCCACGACCAGCAATATCATCCGCTTTAAAACAATCGACATCTCGATTGCCGTCAGTCTACCTCTTGGGCTGATCACTCCCATTGTTCGGCATGCCGATTACAAAAATCTTGGACAGATCTCTTCAGAAGTTAAGCAGCTGGCCGACAAGGCGCGCCACGGAAAACTCGCCCGAGAAGAGTACATGGGCGGCTCGTTCACAATCTCGAATCTGGGTATGTATGGCGTCAGCGACTTTGCTGCCATCATCAACCCTCCTCAAGCGGCAATTCTTGCGGTGAGCGCTGCCGAGGAGAAGGCTGTCGTGTGTGATGGGAAGATCGTCCCAGGAAAGACGATGATGCTAACGCTCTCTGTCGACCACCGAGTGATCGATGGTTCAGATGCGGCTAAGTTCATCAAGACTATCCAGAAGTTTATGGAGAATCCGGCTCTTCTGCTGCTGTAA
- a CDS encoding magnesium transporter CorA family protein encodes MLRFYSKSADDEEFILIPNPEEGCWIIADEANSSDINAICALTGLEYADLQDCLDRYEMPRLEQIKNHLLIFTRYPTDHEIGLYTSTLTIILSEKYFITISPDKSLLIETFVQRAPKISTRQKSKLLLLLLLKISQEFNIQIRRVRYLVLTQEKEMISVESEDITALTKNEEVLNQMLSALVPLRTVLQNIALGKSQIIEERDKEQADDLLNAIRQSEELCSSVVKSIRSLRDSYQIIFTNNLHKTIKLLTSLTIIFSIPTMIASLYGMNVGLPLSQGPHAFALVMGMIFFLSITGLIFFKRKRWL; translated from the coding sequence ATGCTACGCTTCTACTCTAAAAGTGCCGATGACGAGGAGTTCATACTGATCCCCAATCCCGAAGAGGGGTGCTGGATCATTGCGGATGAGGCCAACTCTTCGGACATCAACGCCATCTGCGCCCTCACAGGGCTCGAGTATGCCGATCTGCAAGACTGTCTCGACCGCTACGAGATGCCGCGTCTTGAGCAGATCAAAAACCACCTTCTTATCTTTACCCGCTACCCCACAGATCACGAGATCGGCCTCTATACATCTACACTGACGATCATTCTGTCGGAGAAGTATTTTATCACCATCTCTCCTGATAAGAGCCTGCTGATTGAAACCTTTGTGCAGAGAGCTCCGAAGATCTCTACGAGGCAGAAGTCTAAGCTCCTTCTCCTGCTCCTCTTAAAAATCAGCCAAGAGTTCAATATCCAGATTAGACGCGTCCGCTACCTGGTCTTGACTCAAGAAAAAGAGATGATCAGCGTGGAAAGCGAGGACATCACAGCCCTAACAAAAAACGAAGAGGTTTTGAATCAGATGCTCTCGGCATTAGTGCCGCTGCGCACTGTTCTGCAGAACATAGCGCTAGGAAAGTCGCAGATCATAGAAGAGCGAGATAAAGAGCAGGCTGACGACCTTTTAAACGCGATAAGGCAGTCGGAGGAGCTCTGTTCAAGTGTTGTGAAGAGTATTCGTAGCTTGAGAGACTCCTACCAGATCATCTTCACAAACAACCTCCACAAGACGATTAAGCTCCTCACCTCGTTAACCATCATCTTCAGCATCCCTACGATGATCGCCAGCCTCTATGGCATGAACGTAGGCCTTCCCCTATCTCAGGGACCCCATGCATTCGCACTTGTAATGGGAATGATCTTCTTCCTCTCCATTACAGGCCTCATCTTCTTCAAGCGCAAGCGCTGGCTCTAA
- the lpxD gene encoding UDP-3-O-(3-hydroxymyristoyl)glucosamine N-acyltransferase: protein MERAVKYFRLKELAELAEATLVGDPDHQICGVEALEYATIADASFLANPRYRTAMEASKAGVICIGRETPLTEGRNFLVSDNPSRTFQIIVEKLLLTDSIRSGFTGVHPTAVVHPSVKLGKDVQVGPYAVIDANCTIQERTRIASFVFIGAGSTIGTDCTIHPHVVIREATTIGCRVVLQPGAVIGSCGFGFTTDNKGEHKKLDQLGSVVIEDDVEIGANTTIDRARFKVTKISRGTKIDNLVQIAHNVSIGEHNIIVSQTGIAGSSKTGKHVIIGGQAGIVGHIEIGDHIMIATRGGVSKSISEPGKYSGSPVMSLADHNRQQVHLRKIGEYVKKIEELEERLNALEIEKLEKCIHTSEKLN from the coding sequence GTGGAAAGGGCTGTTAAATATTTTCGACTTAAGGAGCTCGCCGAGCTAGCGGAAGCTACGCTGGTGGGCGACCCTGACCATCAAATTTGTGGAGTGGAGGCGCTGGAATATGCAACTATTGCAGACGCCTCCTTCTTAGCAAATCCGCGCTACCGCACGGCGATGGAAGCGTCGAAAGCCGGGGTTATCTGCATTGGAAGAGAGACTCCCCTCACTGAGGGCAGAAATTTTCTCGTTTCAGATAACCCTTCTCGCACTTTTCAAATCATCGTCGAAAAGCTACTTCTCACCGACTCTATCCGCTCGGGATTTACAGGAGTTCATCCCACTGCCGTTGTACACCCTAGCGTCAAGCTGGGTAAGGATGTGCAAGTAGGCCCCTATGCTGTTATTGATGCTAACTGCACGATTCAGGAGCGCACACGCATCGCCTCCTTCGTCTTCATCGGAGCAGGGAGCACAATCGGAACGGACTGCACCATTCACCCCCATGTCGTCATCCGCGAAGCCACTACAATTGGCTGTAGAGTTGTATTGCAACCCGGAGCAGTTATCGGCTCTTGCGGGTTTGGCTTTACAACCGACAATAAGGGAGAGCACAAGAAGCTCGATCAGCTCGGCTCTGTCGTCATCGAAGATGATGTAGAGATCGGCGCCAACACAACTATCGATCGCGCCCGCTTTAAAGTTACAAAGATCTCTCGAGGCACAAAAATAGATAACCTCGTGCAGATCGCTCACAACGTCAGCATCGGAGAGCACAACATCATCGTCTCTCAAACCGGCATCGCGGGCTCTTCCAAAACAGGAAAGCACGTGATCATCGGAGGACAAGCAGGCATCGTCGGCCACATTGAAATTGGCGATCACATCATGATTGCAACGCGTGGCGGCGTAAGCAAGTCCATCTCAGAACCAGGCAAGTATTCGGGCAGTCCCGTCATGTCTCTTGCCGACCACAACCGCCAGCAGGTCCATCTCCGCAAAATTGGCGAGTATGTCAAAAAGATCGAGGAGCTCGAAGAGCGCCTCAACGCTTTAGAAATCGAGAAGCTCGAAAAATGCATTCACACCTCAGAAAAGCTGAATTGA
- a CDS encoding OmpH family outer membrane protein: protein MKKRFILTCLTSLVALSSACDAAEGAQNVGVVNFASCITDSKLGKQEQSSFESLKKQLSTLLEDTDKQLVEINNKLSDTEFMDGLSPEGEEELKNKFRVLNEELNRYQQQYYQVLNQANMRIVQMLSSSISSASERVAKEKKLTMVINKEACFFYAPQLEVTNLVVGEMDRVFEQESKKNAQLPAVQPGATVQNTPEAVQPEAQTQVK, encoded by the coding sequence ATGAAAAAACGTTTCATTCTCACCTGTTTAACATCTCTAGTAGCACTCTCTTCTGCGTGTGACGCAGCCGAAGGCGCACAAAACGTCGGAGTTGTAAACTTCGCTTCATGCATTACCGACTCTAAGCTAGGTAAGCAAGAGCAGTCTTCATTCGAATCCCTCAAAAAACAGCTCTCTACTCTTCTCGAAGATACAGACAAGCAGCTCGTTGAGATCAACAACAAACTCAGCGACACTGAGTTCATGGATGGACTCTCTCCTGAGGGCGAAGAGGAGCTAAAAAATAAGTTCCGCGTTTTAAACGAAGAGCTAAACCGCTACCAGCAGCAGTACTACCAAGTTCTTAACCAGGCAAACATGCGCATTGTCCAGATGCTTTCAAGCAGCATCAGCAGTGCCTCTGAGCGCGTGGCAAAAGAGAAGAAGCTGACTATGGTGATCAACAAAGAGGCTTGCTTCTTCTATGCACCTCAGCTCGAAGTTACCAACCTAGTTGTAGGTGAAATGGACAGAGTGTTTGAGCAAGAGTCTAAGAAGAACGCGCAACTACCAGCCGTTCAGCCTGGAGCAACTGTTCAGAACACACCAGAAGCTGTCCAGCCTGAAGCACAAACACAAGTGAAGTAA
- the bamA gene encoding outer membrane protein assembly factor BamA — protein sequence MNKTSFRALSLIFFTCASISAPTTPLLAAAVEAYEERVIGNISVTLENPPPLYSFDSKLIVSRLKTKVGDPFSQTTFDNDLKALSDEYDRVEPSIDVVNGEVYITLKLWPRPTIRTINWYGNQFIKTKTLQKELGIKASSSFNRQTFNSAFNKLKEYYVKKGYFESQLNYRVVSDTKTNEVDIEISITEGRSGKIDKIVFKGFTSEEESELLDMIHTKKYNFFTNFVLGTGIFNEEALEQDNLTIVNLLQNNGYADARVDIQILESSTQGKIIIEITADRGPVFHFGEITFEGNTLFTDQEIENHFLVHPEDTYSPEKLRETTQYIKDLYGRKGHIDASVQYETQLAENAPIYNVRFTIEEGQKYKIGMIRIVGNSQTQARVILHESLLIPGETFDSAKLKATQARLENIGYFKNVNVYAVRTQDDQSLGESYRDVFIEVEETHTGSISLFSGFSSADNIFGGIDISESNFNYRGLGKVFSKGASAVRGGGEYAQARINVGAKQQNYTVSWLTPYFRDTLWRVGVNGELGRSGLQAKDYTIRTLGGSVFASYPLTPYWSFNWRYRIRESSTQVDHGATKRERQEARSGGLLSSSGVSLNYDSTDSALKPHNGFRSLIESEFTGIGGDFTFLRFGYINSFYQQLWRRGIMKYRAEFRFIEPVIKTHHADDIPMSERFFLGGENSVRGYKAFDLGPRFSNGDPTGGISSSLFSVEYLQEIFKVVDGFVFADAGAVSMKRFRVGHYNLSYGFGVRLELINRVPVILGMGFPVNPDNHGQVRKFFFSMGGQF from the coding sequence ATGAACAAAACCTCTTTTCGCGCGCTCTCTTTAATCTTCTTCACATGCGCATCTATTTCCGCTCCGACAACTCCCCTTCTTGCGGCTGCAGTCGAGGCCTACGAAGAACGCGTTATCGGCAATATTTCCGTTACCCTTGAAAATCCACCGCCGCTCTACTCTTTTGATTCGAAGCTGATTGTCTCTAGACTAAAGACAAAAGTGGGAGACCCCTTCTCACAGACAACTTTTGATAATGACTTGAAGGCTCTTTCTGATGAGTATGACCGAGTTGAACCATCAATCGATGTCGTCAATGGCGAGGTCTACATCACGCTCAAACTCTGGCCCAGACCGACCATCCGCACGATCAACTGGTATGGAAATCAGTTTATTAAGACCAAGACTCTACAAAAAGAGCTCGGAATAAAGGCCTCCTCCTCATTCAACCGCCAGACCTTCAACAGCGCATTCAACAAGCTGAAAGAGTACTACGTCAAAAAGGGCTACTTCGAATCGCAACTCAACTACCGCGTTGTTTCCGACACAAAAACGAATGAAGTAGACATCGAGATCAGCATCACCGAAGGGCGCTCTGGAAAGATCGACAAGATCGTCTTTAAAGGGTTCACAAGCGAAGAAGAGTCTGAACTCTTGGATATGATCCACACCAAGAAGTACAACTTCTTCACTAATTTCGTTTTAGGAACTGGAATTTTCAACGAAGAAGCTCTTGAGCAGGACAATTTAACTATTGTTAACCTCCTCCAGAATAATGGTTATGCCGATGCACGAGTAGACATTCAGATCCTCGAGTCTTCTACACAGGGAAAGATCATCATCGAAATCACCGCCGATCGCGGTCCTGTTTTCCATTTTGGAGAGATCACTTTTGAGGGAAATACCCTCTTTACGGATCAGGAGATTGAGAACCACTTCTTGGTACATCCAGAAGATACCTATTCGCCTGAAAAGCTTCGAGAGACAACCCAGTACATCAAAGATCTATACGGCCGCAAAGGTCATATCGATGCGAGCGTTCAATATGAGACTCAACTTGCGGAAAACGCCCCCATTTACAATGTGCGCTTCACAATCGAAGAGGGGCAGAAGTACAAGATCGGAATGATCCGCATCGTGGGAAACTCTCAGACGCAGGCTCGTGTGATTCTTCACGAATCTCTTCTAATACCAGGAGAGACCTTCGACTCTGCCAAACTTAAAGCGACACAGGCTCGTCTAGAAAACATCGGCTACTTCAAGAATGTAAACGTCTATGCGGTGCGGACACAGGATGATCAGTCCCTCGGCGAGAGCTACAGAGATGTCTTTATCGAGGTAGAAGAGACGCACACAGGCAGTATCAGCCTCTTTTCAGGGTTCAGCTCTGCGGACAACATCTTCGGGGGTATCGATATCTCCGAGAGTAACTTTAATTACCGCGGCCTAGGGAAGGTCTTCTCTAAAGGCGCCTCTGCAGTGCGCGGCGGTGGTGAGTATGCTCAGGCGAGAATTAACGTCGGTGCGAAACAGCAGAACTACACCGTCTCCTGGCTGACCCCCTACTTCCGCGATACCCTCTGGCGCGTGGGTGTCAATGGAGAACTGGGAAGAAGCGGCCTGCAAGCAAAAGACTATACTATCCGCACCCTCGGTGGGAGCGTCTTCGCCTCCTATCCCCTTACTCCCTACTGGTCCTTTAACTGGAGATATCGCATCCGCGAATCGAGCACACAAGTAGATCATGGCGCGACAAAACGTGAGCGCCAAGAGGCTAGATCCGGCGGCCTTCTCTCAAGCAGTGGCGTCTCACTCAACTACGACTCTACAGATAGCGCACTGAAGCCGCATAATGGCTTCCGCTCACTAATTGAGAGCGAGTTCACGGGTATCGGCGGTGATTTCACCTTCTTACGCTTCGGCTACATCAACAGCTTCTACCAGCAGCTCTGGAGACGCGGCATCATGAAGTACCGCGCCGAGTTCCGATTCATCGAACCTGTAATTAAAACGCATCACGCCGATGACATTCCTATGAGTGAGCGCTTCTTCTTGGGTGGTGAGAACTCCGTTCGCGGATACAAGGCCTTCGACCTCGGACCTCGCTTTAGCAACGGAGATCCTACCGGGGGTATCTCTTCTTCTCTCTTCTCTGTGGAGTACCTGCAAGAGATCTTCAAAGTGGTAGATGGATTTGTATTCGCGGATGCGGGTGCAGTCTCCATGAAGCGCTTTAGAGTCGGTCACTACAACTTGAGCTACGGCTTTGGCGTAAGACTCGAGCTGATCAACCGCGTTCCCGTCATCTTGGGTATGGGCTTCCCTGTTAACCCAGACAACCACGGCCAGGTCCGCAAATTCTTCTTCTCGATGGGAGGACAGTTTTAA